From one Marinifilum sp. JC120 genomic stretch:
- the dmsB gene encoding dimethylsulfoxide reductase subunit B, protein MIKRPAFYIDMDACTGCKTCMIACIDKNDLPDNVLFRRVTEYAGGDWVRKSDGTYEQDVFAYYLSISCNHCENPICVRSCPTQAMHKDENGIVSVDHNKCVGCRYCEWGCPYSAPQYLSEKGKMGKCDLCRDYLAEGKEPACVSACPLRALEFGEYEDLVAKYGKLQVVAPLPDSSITLPNLLLTPNRNAQPAGSRAGKIRNPEEV, encoded by the coding sequence ATGATAAAGAGACCTGCATTTTATATAGATATGGATGCCTGCACCGGGTGTAAGACATGCATGATCGCCTGTATTGATAAAAATGACCTTCCGGACAATGTGCTTTTCAGGCGCGTTACCGAATATGCCGGTGGAGATTGGGTCCGTAAGTCTGATGGGACTTATGAACAGGATGTTTTCGCCTATTATCTTTCAATTTCTTGCAACCATTGTGAAAATCCGATCTGTGTGCGTTCCTGCCCAACTCAGGCCATGCATAAAGATGAAAACGGAATTGTCAGTGTGGACCATAATAAGTGTGTTGGCTGCCGTTATTGTGAATGGGGATGTCCTTATTCTGCTCCTCAGTATCTTTCTGAAAAAGGAAAGATGGGGAAATGTGACCTATGCCGGGATTACCTTGCGGAAGGTAAGGAACCCGCTTGTGTCTCCGCATGCCCGCTGCGTGCCTTGGAGTTTGGAGAATATGAAGATTTGGTTGCAAAATATGGAAAGTTGCAGGTGGTGGCGCCTCTTCCTGATTCATCCATTACCCTCCCCAATTTGCTGCTGACCCCCAACCGAAATGCGCAGCCGGCAGGTTCGCGTGCCGGTAAGATTCGAAACCCCGAGGAGGTGTAA
- a CDS encoding dimethyl sulfoxide reductase subunit A: protein MKEKEAEQVDAKGSVKRRSFLKWSAALGGVAAVSGAGMFYGLRPVESDEPVSDKVVWTSCNVNCGSRCALRAHVKDGVVTRIETDDKGDDAYGNHQVRACLRGRSMRHRIYAPDRLKYPMKRVGKRGEGKFKRISWDEALDGVAKSLGDTINKWGNESVYLNYGTGNLGAVLSKSWPTGSTPVARLMNTLGGYLNQYGTYSDAQIDMALPYTFGDGWVRGNTLSDIVNSKLVVLFGNNPAVTRMSGGGLVHDITQARKNGYAKIIVIDPRFTDTATTLADEWIPVKPGTDAALICALAYVMITEDIVDHDFIKRCTVGYDEESMPEGVPAGNSYKSYILGKGKDGQPKTPEWAAKITGVPARRIVQLAREIAQAKPCYISQGWAVQRQANGEQNCRAVSMLPILTGNVGVQGGNTGARESGYGVPFAKFPVLENPVKTAISCFMWTDAIERGTEMTDLKDGVKGRKKLKAPIKFIWNYAGNCLINQHSDCNRTSEILADDSKCETIVVIDNFMTPSAKFADYLLPATTNLEEDDFAPQGFASEMGYVIFAEKVIEPLFESRTIYDICAGVAERLGAGKKYTEGRTREQWVEYIYLQSRNKLPDLPPTLGEAFKMGIYKSKNPGLPPVPYKKFREDPENNPVKSPSGKLEIFSKRLWEIGKTWELPEGDVISGLPEYVPTWEGVSDPLKKKYPLQLIGHHYKQRTHSTYGNVDWLKKVAPQELWINTIDAAERGIAHGDEVKVFNNRGAVIVKAKVTPRMMPGVLSLPEGAWYTPGANGTDKGGCVNVLTTLRTSPLAKGNPQHTNLVQVEKA from the coding sequence ATGAAAGAAAAAGAAGCAGAACAAGTAGATGCTAAGGGAAGTGTTAAAAGAAGAAGCTTCCTCAAATGGAGTGCTGCCCTTGGTGGGGTAGCTGCAGTGTCGGGTGCAGGAATGTTTTACGGACTTCGCCCGGTGGAAAGTGATGAACCTGTCTCTGATAAGGTCGTCTGGACATCATGTAACGTAAACTGCGGCAGTCGCTGTGCTTTACGTGCCCATGTGAAGGACGGAGTCGTCACCAGAATTGAAACCGACGACAAAGGGGATGACGCTTACGGAAATCATCAGGTCAGGGCTTGTCTTAGAGGGCGTTCAATGCGTCATAGGATTTATGCTCCTGACAGGTTGAAATATCCCATGAAACGCGTCGGCAAGCGGGGCGAAGGAAAGTTTAAGCGAATTTCTTGGGATGAAGCTCTGGATGGAGTCGCTAAAAGTCTTGGTGATACCATTAACAAATGGGGTAATGAATCTGTCTATTTAAATTATGGAACAGGTAACCTTGGTGCGGTCCTTTCTAAGTCATGGCCGACCGGTTCCACTCCCGTTGCCCGCCTAATGAACACTCTTGGAGGGTATCTGAATCAGTACGGGACATACAGTGATGCCCAGATTGATATGGCCTTGCCGTACACATTCGGTGACGGTTGGGTTCGTGGGAACACTCTTTCCGACATTGTAAACAGCAAACTTGTTGTATTGTTCGGTAATAACCCGGCTGTAACACGTATGAGTGGTGGCGGTCTTGTACATGATATTACTCAGGCAAGAAAAAATGGCTATGCAAAGATCATAGTTATTGACCCCCGTTTTACCGATACGGCGACGACCCTTGCTGATGAGTGGATTCCCGTCAAACCGGGCACCGATGCAGCCCTGATCTGCGCATTGGCTTATGTCATGATCACAGAGGATATTGTTGATCATGATTTTATTAAGCGTTGCACCGTGGGCTATGATGAAGAGTCAATGCCCGAGGGTGTTCCTGCTGGAAATTCCTATAAATCTTATATCTTAGGAAAGGGCAAGGACGGCCAGCCTAAAACCCCTGAATGGGCTGCCAAGATTACAGGTGTTCCGGCCCGTCGTATCGTACAGTTGGCTCGTGAGATTGCTCAGGCAAAACCATGTTATATCTCACAAGGTTGGGCTGTTCAGCGTCAGGCTAACGGAGAGCAGAACTGCCGCGCAGTAAGTATGCTTCCCATTTTGACAGGTAATGTAGGTGTTCAAGGTGGTAATACCGGTGCGCGTGAAAGTGGCTACGGTGTTCCTTTTGCCAAGTTTCCTGTTCTTGAAAACCCTGTGAAAACAGCCATTTCCTGTTTCATGTGGACCGATGCAATTGAGCGCGGAACTGAAATGACTGATCTCAAGGACGGGGTTAAGGGACGCAAGAAGCTGAAGGCACCCATCAAGTTTATCTGGAACTACGCCGGAAACTGTCTCATTAACCAGCATTCGGATTGTAACAGAACCTCCGAGATTTTAGCTGATGACAGCAAGTGCGAGACTATTGTTGTCATTGATAACTTTATGACCCCCAGTGCGAAGTTTGCAGACTATTTGCTGCCTGCAACTACGAACTTGGAAGAGGATGATTTTGCTCCTCAAGGTTTTGCCTCGGAAATGGGCTACGTGATTTTTGCCGAGAAAGTTATTGAGCCGCTTTTCGAAAGCCGCACCATCTATGACATTTGTGCCGGAGTTGCTGAACGGCTTGGCGCTGGCAAAAAGTATACTGAGGGTCGGACCAGAGAGCAGTGGGTTGAATATATCTATTTGCAATCCCGTAATAAACTGCCGGATCTTCCGCCGACGTTGGGTGAAGCGTTCAAGATGGGAATATACAAAAGTAAAAATCCCGGACTCCCTCCAGTTCCATATAAAAAATTCAGGGAAGATCCTGAAAACAACCCGGTTAAAAGCCCTTCAGGCAAGTTGGAGATTTTTTCCAAGCGCCTTTGGGAAATCGGAAAGACATGGGAACTTCCTGAAGGTGATGTTATTAGCGGGCTGCCGGAATATGTCCCTACCTGGGAGGGCGTGTCCGATCCCTTGAAGAAAAAATACCCTCTCCAGCTGATTGGTCATCATTACAAGCAGCGGACTCACTCAACTTACGGAAACGTTGACTGGTTGAAAAAAGTGGCACCGCAGGAATTGTGGATTAACACCATTGATGCGGCGGAAAGAGGAATTGCTCATGGCGATGAAGTCAAGGTCTTCAATAATCGAGGGGCTGTCATCGTCAAGGCCAAGGTTACTCCGCGTATGATGCCCGGTGTGCTTAGCCTGCCTGAAGGAGCATGGTATACCCCCGGTGCAAACGGAACAGACAAAGGCGGATGCGTGAATGTGCTGACCACATTACGCACCTCTCCGTTGGCAAAGGGAAATCCCCAACATACCAATCTGGTTCAGGTTGAAAAAGCATAA
- a CDS encoding sigma-54-dependent Fis family transcriptional regulator, protein MAKVLVIDDDPLACNSLMELARKMGHEAECALCIRDGLQKNTTGEFDVVFLDIRLPDGNGLDILPQLREHEASPEVIILTGLGDPDGAELAIRSGAWDYLQKPLSPKKIMLPLQRVLKYRSNLHESIASNFSVKRCGVIGNSSAIRQALEKLGTAAQSEASLLITGETGTGKELFARALHENSRRAQRPFVIVDCASIPSTLLESTLFGHVKGAFTGAENASKGLILEADRGTLFLDEIGEMPLELQKKLLRVLQEKKYRPVGGSQEVSSDFRLVAATHRDLISMSQKGVFRNDLLYRLGAMTIKLPSLRERRNDIEELVCSFTERICKKNSIIPKTFSTDCIEVLGRYEWPGNVRELANVIENAIVAASSCKEVFAKHLPERVRIATLKSSLTPREAGNDEFCMEKEIVSYKEFRQQVMEQADKDYFVRLMEIVDGDVEKACVVSELGKSRVYAQLKLHGIDKK, encoded by the coding sequence ATGGCAAAGGTTCTTGTAATTGATGATGATCCCTTAGCCTGCAACTCGCTTATGGAATTAGCACGTAAGATGGGACACGAAGCAGAGTGTGCATTGTGTATCAGGGATGGACTCCAGAAAAATACGACCGGGGAGTTTGATGTTGTTTTTTTGGATATCAGGCTTCCGGACGGTAACGGATTGGATATACTTCCGCAGCTCAGGGAACACGAAGCGTCTCCCGAGGTAATAATTCTTACCGGTCTCGGCGATCCTGACGGGGCTGAGTTGGCTATCCGCAGTGGAGCATGGGATTATTTACAGAAACCCCTTTCTCCCAAAAAAATAATGCTGCCCTTGCAGCGGGTTCTCAAGTATCGCAGTAATCTTCATGAATCTATTGCCTCAAACTTTTCTGTAAAACGATGTGGTGTAATCGGCAACAGCTCTGCAATCAGGCAAGCGCTGGAAAAGCTTGGAACTGCGGCACAGAGCGAAGCAAGCCTGCTCATCACAGGTGAAACCGGTACCGGAAAAGAACTCTTTGCCAGAGCCTTGCACGAGAACAGCCGAAGAGCACAAAGGCCGTTTGTAATAGTGGACTGTGCCTCCATTCCATCCACGCTGTTGGAAAGTACTCTTTTTGGTCATGTGAAAGGGGCGTTTACTGGAGCAGAGAATGCAAGCAAGGGTTTAATACTGGAAGCAGACCGGGGCACGCTTTTTTTGGACGAAATAGGAGAGATGCCACTTGAGTTACAAAAAAAATTACTCCGGGTCTTGCAGGAAAAAAAATACCGTCCTGTCGGTGGAAGTCAGGAAGTTTCAAGTGATTTTCGCCTTGTGGCTGCGACTCATCGCGATCTCATCAGTATGTCTCAGAAAGGGGTATTTCGTAATGACCTTTTATATCGTCTTGGAGCAATGACCATAAAACTTCCGTCTTTGCGTGAACGTAGGAATGATATTGAAGAGTTGGTATGCAGTTTTACTGAGCGTATATGTAAAAAAAATTCAATAATACCCAAAACATTTTCTACTGATTGTATTGAGGTGCTGGGGCGTTACGAGTGGCCTGGAAATGTTCGGGAGCTTGCCAATGTAATTGAAAATGCCATTGTTGCTGCCTCCAGCTGTAAAGAAGTTTTTGCTAAACACCTTCCGGAAAGAGTCCGGATTGCAACTTTGAAGAGTTCACTCACTCCTCGTGAAGCAGGTAATGATGAATTCTGTATGGAAAAAGAGATTGTTAGCTACAAGGAGTTCCGTCAGCAAGTTATGGAACAAGCCGATAAGGATTACTTTGTCCGTCTTATGGAAATTGTCGATGGGGATGTGGAAAAAGCGTGTGTTGTTTCGGAGTTGGGCAAAAGTAGGGTTTATGCTCAACTAAAGTTGCACGGCATTGATAAGAAGTAG
- a CDS encoding response regulator: MNRIFIAFVLALVLLMATSCIPSDVQNPLTEEEKEWIARNRDMRVGVSFHYPPYEEYGIKDKYEGLSADYIRLVNEKTGLGFVPVRFRNRGEVLHAVELGDVDVIAALEMTDDRRKFLDFTQPYVNVPAAIITRKEFKDELTLEKLGGMRIGVTVSPEFDSYLLKHYPGDYTIVPMSGGYIGGLRSLAVGDVDALICDMALASRYIANARISNLRIAGITNYSIDLRIASLKDKPVLGQILRKGLAMILPHERQVIEEKWLTLHYRPIWTNWKFWMGLLSVLGIVLGIVVLVLVWNRSLKKQVNQRTAALFSINKVLLGSLECRTELDVMTQCLVEAKSISYSEQAFWGEIERKELVPFLHTEGEGNSALRSELRGKGIALGQEQIEMLSNGQVALLSIAEAGRDPNHLIIVPLQVIDGIPMRVIAVMRKNRMYISAEIALLVEVLFAFEEALQRKRAEISLHEKELQLQSVQRMEALGNLAGGIAHDFNNILGVIISSCELIEIFHTDASTEIQSKVNASLAAAYRGRDLVSQILTFTRKGHEEVRSLRVGPIVAETVRFLQASLSASVKINYSIVDPEPIVFADPTQVHQVLMNLCTNAAHAMEVSGGLLSISVTSKNIQSEHEIEGLSRKGLHLVLEVRDSGEGIQPDELARIFDPFFTTKCPGKGTGLGLAVVQGIVKSWGGAVVVESIPAKGTVFRILMPAEREGENVSAPLLDGMELGKGTGSILLVDDEQDLVLSCSEFLTGLGYTVCSETDSQKAYRLFMQKPENFDLIITDYNMPGLNGARLSEKVLDEKSDIPIIMCSGYSDSFDSSAAISIGIREYLKKPVSLKELALAVRRYIEPGFK; encoded by the coding sequence ATGAATCGAATATTTATAGCGTTTGTGTTGGCTCTAGTCCTGTTGATGGCTACGTCATGTATTCCTTCTGACGTGCAGAATCCACTCACTGAAGAAGAAAAGGAGTGGATTGCGCGTAACAGAGATATGCGAGTTGGGGTTTCTTTTCATTACCCTCCGTATGAAGAATACGGCATCAAGGACAAGTATGAAGGACTAAGCGCAGACTATATTCGGTTGGTCAATGAGAAAACAGGATTAGGTTTTGTTCCTGTAAGGTTCAGGAACAGGGGTGAAGTGCTGCATGCGGTTGAACTGGGGGATGTTGATGTTATCGCAGCTCTTGAGATGACCGATGACCGTAGGAAATTTCTCGACTTCACCCAGCCTTATGTCAATGTCCCTGCTGCGATAATTACCCGCAAGGAATTCAAGGATGAGTTAACACTTGAAAAACTAGGAGGTATGCGGATCGGTGTAACTGTATCACCTGAATTCGACAGTTATCTTCTGAAGCATTACCCCGGTGATTATACTATCGTTCCAATGAGCGGGGGGTATATCGGGGGATTACGGTCTTTAGCTGTCGGAGATGTGGATGCCTTGATTTGTGATATGGCCCTGGCCTCTCGCTATATAGCCAATGCGCGTATCAGCAACCTGAGAATTGCAGGAATTACTAATTATAGCATTGATCTGCGGATAGCTTCTCTTAAAGATAAGCCTGTCCTTGGACAGATACTCCGCAAGGGACTGGCAATGATACTCCCTCATGAACGTCAGGTTATTGAGGAAAAATGGCTGACTCTACATTATAGACCCATCTGGACTAACTGGAAGTTCTGGATGGGTCTTTTGTCTGTTCTGGGGATAGTCTTGGGGATAGTTGTTCTGGTTTTGGTCTGGAATAGAAGTTTAAAGAAGCAGGTTAACCAGAGAACTGCAGCTCTTTTTTCTATAAATAAGGTTTTGTTGGGATCACTTGAATGCCGCACTGAACTGGACGTCATGACTCAATGTTTAGTTGAGGCAAAGTCGATTTCGTATAGTGAGCAGGCTTTTTGGGGAGAGATAGAAAGAAAAGAGTTGGTTCCTTTTCTGCATACGGAAGGAGAAGGGAATTCTGCTTTGAGGAGCGAGTTAAGGGGAAAGGGAATCGCGTTGGGGCAGGAGCAGATTGAGATGCTTTCCAATGGGCAGGTGGCTCTTTTATCAATTGCCGAGGCTGGCCGTGATCCGAACCACCTGATAATTGTTCCCCTTCAGGTTATTGATGGAATTCCTATGCGGGTTATTGCTGTTATGCGGAAAAACAGAATGTACATTTCCGCTGAAATTGCATTACTGGTTGAGGTCCTTTTTGCTTTTGAAGAAGCCTTGCAGCGTAAGCGGGCTGAAATTTCACTGCATGAGAAGGAACTTCAGCTTCAGAGTGTTCAGCGTATGGAGGCCTTAGGGAACCTTGCCGGTGGGATCGCGCATGACTTTAACAATATTCTTGGGGTAATTATTTCCAGCTGTGAGTTGATAGAAATTTTTCACACAGATGCCAGTACGGAAATTCAATCCAAGGTGAATGCTTCGCTTGCTGCAGCTTATAGGGGGCGGGATCTGGTAAGTCAGATTTTAACCTTCACCAGAAAGGGGCATGAAGAAGTCCGGTCATTGAGGGTGGGTCCTATTGTCGCGGAAACAGTCCGGTTCCTGCAGGCTTCCCTGTCTGCTTCTGTAAAAATTAATTATTCCATTGTGGACCCGGAACCCATTGTTTTTGCAGATCCTACTCAAGTCCATCAGGTCCTGATGAACCTATGTACCAATGCTGCCCATGCCATGGAAGTTTCGGGAGGGCTGCTGTCGATTTCTGTTACTTCGAAGAATATTCAAAGTGAGCATGAGATTGAAGGATTGTCCCGGAAAGGGTTGCACCTTGTCCTTGAGGTTCGTGATTCCGGGGAAGGTATCCAGCCTGATGAACTTGCACGAATTTTTGATCCGTTTTTTACAACAAAATGTCCCGGCAAAGGAACAGGACTGGGACTTGCCGTGGTTCAGGGGATTGTAAAGTCCTGGGGCGGGGCGGTTGTGGTTGAAAGTATCCCGGCCAAGGGGACTGTTTTCAGGATTTTAATGCCGGCCGAGCGGGAAGGAGAGAATGTTTCAGCTCCCTTGCTGGACGGCATGGAGCTAGGAAAAGGGACGGGCAGTATCCTTTTAGTGGATGATGAGCAGGATCTGGTTTTATCCTGTTCGGAATTTTTGACAGGCTTAGGATATACGGTCTGTTCGGAAACAGACAGTCAAAAAGCATATCGGCTTTTCATGCAGAAGCCGGAGAATTTTGACCTGATCATCACGGATTACAATATGCCCGGTCTTAACGGAGCCCGGCTGTCTGAAAAGGTGTTGGATGAAAAGAGTGATATCCCCATAATTATGTGCAGCGGATATAGTGATTCTTTTGATTCGAGTGCGGCAATATCCATAGGAATCAGGGAGTATCTTAAGAAACCTGTAAGTCTTAAGGAGTTGGCTTTAGCTGTTCGAAGATACATAGAGCCTGGATTTAAATAA
- a CDS encoding trehalose-binding protein codes for MNLSTADAYRAIGKYSFEEFIEMARLFHNYPAPGLLVGGYMVTEALRYMPEDVLYEAISETSWCLPDAIQMLTPCTIGNGWMRVMNFGIYGMSLYDKFTGEGVRVWLDLEKIPEDSEIRVWFLKAKPKKDQDSELLRHEIGVYGPDILSIKRINVAEGQLVKRSKGDIAICPRCNEAYPVVHGTICRSCRGESPYLPTAVSESVLYPVPEQVKILNAEEAVGKEAAHDMTQIIPGEDKGAAFRRGHTFDVGDLCRLQQMGKNRIFIQEDELGEDWVHEDECAKAFAEAMSGSGVTIGGEPHEGKVTLKAESDGLLVVDRSRLNAFNLSPGVMSASRKGWTVVRKGAEIAGTRAIPLYMQRSDFTAAMRVLDQGPIFKILPMKKAKVGILITGNEVFDGTIEDRFEETLRTKLAGFECSVVDVVFAPDERDTICNAALKLQEAECDLIITTAGLSVDPDDLTRHGLVDAGARDLIYGAPILPGAMTLLGKIGNANLIGVPACALFFKRTSFDLLLPRLLSGVDITRADLAEMGDGGMCLGCTNCTFPKCSFGK; via the coding sequence ATGAATTTATCCACAGCTGATGCGTATAGGGCGATAGGTAAGTACTCTTTTGAAGAATTTATTGAGATGGCTAGGTTGTTTCATAATTATCCGGCTCCGGGGCTTCTTGTGGGTGGGTATATGGTGACCGAAGCTTTGCGGTATATGCCGGAAGATGTTCTATACGAGGCTATTTCGGAAACGTCATGGTGCCTTCCTGATGCTATTCAAATGTTGACTCCCTGTACCATTGGAAATGGTTGGATGCGGGTCATGAATTTTGGAATTTACGGCATGAGCTTATACGATAAGTTCACCGGTGAAGGGGTTCGGGTGTGGCTTGATCTCGAAAAGATTCCCGAAGATTCTGAAATTCGTGTCTGGTTTTTAAAAGCTAAACCCAAGAAGGATCAGGATTCAGAGTTATTGAGGCATGAGATTGGTGTTTATGGTCCGGATATCCTTTCCATTAAAAGAATAAATGTTGCCGAGGGTCAGCTCGTTAAGCGTAGCAAGGGAGATATTGCAATCTGCCCCAGATGTAATGAGGCATACCCGGTTGTTCATGGCACGATTTGCCGATCCTGCAGAGGTGAGTCTCCATATTTGCCTACAGCAGTATCTGAGAGCGTTCTCTATCCGGTTCCGGAACAGGTTAAGATTTTGAATGCAGAAGAAGCTGTCGGAAAAGAAGCAGCCCATGACATGACTCAGATTATTCCCGGTGAGGATAAAGGAGCTGCTTTCCGCAGGGGGCATACTTTCGATGTTGGTGACTTGTGCAGATTGCAGCAGATGGGGAAGAACCGGATTTTTATTCAAGAGGATGAGCTTGGCGAGGACTGGGTGCACGAAGACGAATGTGCAAAGGCTTTTGCTGAGGCGATGTCTGGATCTGGCGTCACCATTGGAGGGGAGCCGCATGAAGGCAAGGTAACACTTAAGGCCGAGAGCGATGGTTTACTGGTTGTTGATCGTAGTAGATTGAATGCTTTCAACCTTAGTCCCGGAGTCATGTCTGCTTCTAGAAAAGGGTGGACTGTTGTGCGCAAGGGGGCCGAGATTGCAGGAACAAGAGCTATCCCGCTTTATATGCAGCGCAGTGATTTTACTGCGGCAATGCGTGTTCTGGATCAGGGGCCTATCTTTAAAATTCTGCCTATGAAAAAGGCTAAAGTAGGTATTTTGATTACCGGCAATGAGGTTTTTGATGGAACCATTGAAGATCGTTTTGAAGAAACTTTGCGTACCAAGTTGGCTGGTTTTGAATGTTCTGTAGTTGATGTTGTTTTTGCTCCGGATGAGCGAGATACAATTTGTAATGCAGCGCTGAAGCTGCAGGAAGCAGAATGTGATTTGATCATTACAACAGCGGGCCTTTCGGTTGACCCTGACGATCTTACACGACATGGTCTTGTTGATGCGGGAGCGCGTGATTTGATTTATGGCGCACCGATCCTTCCAGGGGCAATGACTTTGCTTGGAAAGATCGGCAATGCAAATTTGATTGGTGTTCCTGCCTGTGCTTTGTTTTTTAAGCGCACAAGTTTTGACTTGCTGCTCCCCAGATTGTTGTCAGGGGTTGATATTACCAGGGCCGATCTTGCAGAAATGGGAGATGGCGGTATGTGTCTGGGCTGTACTAATTGCACCTTTCCCAAGTGTTCGTTTGGGAAATAA
- a CDS encoding cytochrome C, with translation MANKQKAGRHRLRWLKKGSVYALLCIFVAVGAGAGTIKNEGDGDGNGLCLSCHTMKQTVFPEFKKTKHFSNPSGVRAKCSSCHVPQAVFPMLKRKAASLTEIVSWMKGTIDTPEKFEKNRLRLAKNVWKDFKENDSRECKNCHHVEAFDFAAFKKADSVKTMKKGLEEGQTCIDCHKGIAHTMPDLSAGFRMLYEEIKEDAQNGDFNAEAVYPISITSCYMEKDGPKAGRVLPLTKLEVIETSGDWAKVRIQGWQQVGAERVICEKSGRRIFSVALSKSALDKVISGPPIVDTDTGLCWNTAEFDCWIKGGQFLSDINRLNEYGSELHSAACGGCHAQTPATHFTANQWIGGIKSMGNRVSLSKNNARFLLKYLQLRASDIVGQSHS, from the coding sequence ATGGCAAACAAACAAAAAGCAGGAAGACACAGACTTCGGTGGTTAAAAAAAGGATCAGTCTATGCACTGCTATGCATCTTTGTCGCCGTCGGAGCCGGAGCCGGGACAATAAAAAATGAAGGTGATGGTGATGGAAATGGATTGTGCTTGTCCTGCCACACTATGAAACAAACAGTCTTCCCTGAATTCAAAAAAACAAAGCATTTTTCCAACCCTTCCGGGGTCAGGGCGAAATGCTCATCCTGTCATGTTCCGCAGGCTGTCTTCCCTATGCTTAAACGAAAAGCAGCATCACTGACTGAAATTGTCAGCTGGATGAAGGGAACCATTGATACCCCTGAAAAATTTGAAAAAAACAGACTAAGACTGGCAAAAAATGTTTGGAAGGATTTCAAAGAAAACGATTCCCGTGAATGTAAAAACTGCCACCACGTGGAAGCATTTGATTTTGCCGCATTCAAAAAAGCTGATTCCGTAAAGACAATGAAGAAAGGCTTGGAAGAAGGCCAAACCTGCATCGACTGCCATAAAGGAATTGCCCATACAATGCCGGACCTCTCAGCAGGATTCCGAATGCTTTACGAAGAGATTAAGGAAGACGCCCAAAACGGGGACTTCAATGCCGAAGCAGTTTACCCCATAAGCATAACCTCCTGTTACATGGAAAAGGATGGCCCTAAAGCAGGACGGGTGCTTCCCCTCACCAAACTTGAAGTAATTGAAACATCCGGAGACTGGGCCAAAGTACGCATCCAAGGATGGCAGCAAGTCGGTGCTGAAAGGGTAATCTGCGAAAAAAGCGGTCGCCGCATATTCTCTGTTGCACTCAGCAAAAGCGCTCTGGACAAAGTAATAAGCGGTCCTCCCATAGTCGATACCGATACAGGCCTCTGCTGGAACACAGCCGAATTCGACTGCTGGATAAAAGGGGGCCAATTTCTTTCCGATATCAATCGGCTTAACGAATACGGCAGTGAACTTCATTCCGCAGCATGCGGGGGCTGCCACGCCCAGACTCCGGCTACCCACTTCACTGCAAACCAATGGATCGGCGGGATAAAATCCATGGGCAACCGCGTTTCCCTGAGCAAAAACAATGCGCGTTTCTTGCTGAAATATCTACAATTAAGGGCTTCAGACATTGTCGGACAATCCCACTCATAA